From a single Accipiter gentilis chromosome 8, bAccGen1.1, whole genome shotgun sequence genomic region:
- the TMEM121 gene encoding transmembrane protein 121, whose protein sequence is MVLPPPDKRHVCLTTIVIMTSMAFMDAYLVEQNQGPRKIGVCIIVLVGDICFLIVLRYVAVWVGAEVKTAKRGYAMILWFLYIFVLEIKLYFIFQNYKADKKNLETVARKALTLLLSICVPGLYLVLVALDSMEYIRTFRKKEDLRGRLFWVALDLLDILDIQANLWEPHRTGLPIWAEGLMFFYCYILLLILPCVSLSEISMQGEHIAPQKMMLYPVLSLVTINIVTIFIRAINMVLFQDSRVSTIFIGKNIIAIATKACTFLEYKRQVKEFPQNAIALELQQNSLSHNQTIHSVQGIPHEPSPTSEILDT, encoded by the coding sequence ATGGTGTTGCCGCCGCCCGACAAGCGCCACGTCTGTCTGACCACCATCGTCATCATGACCAGCATGGCCTTTATGGACGCCTACCTGGTGGAGCAGAACCAGGGGCCCCGCAAGATCGGCGTCTGCATCATCGTGCTAGTGGGGGACATCTGCTTCCTCATCGTGCTGCGCTACGTGGCGGTGTGGGTGGGGGCGGAGGTGAAGACGGCCAAGAGGGGCTACGCCATGATCCTGTGGTTCCTCTACATCTTCGTGCTGGAGATCAAGCTGTACTTCATCTTTCAGAATTACAAAGCAGACAAGAAGAACCTGGAGACGGTGGCCAGGAAAGCCCTGACCCTGCTCCTCTCCATCTGCGTGCCGGGGCTCTACCTGGTGCTGGTGGCCTTGGACAGCATGGAGTACATACGGACCTTTCGGAAGAAGGAGGACTTGCGGGGTCGCCTCTTCTGGGTGGCTCTCGACCTGCTGGATATCTTGGACATCCAGGCCAACCTGTGGGAGCCACACAGGACTGGCCTGCCCATCTGGGCAGAGGGGCTCATGTTCTTCTACTGCTACATACTCCTCCTGATCCTGCCTTGCGTGTCCCTCAGTGAGATCAGCATGCAAGGGGAACACATTGCCCCGCAAAAAATGATGCTCTACCCTGTCCTCAGCCTGGTCACTATTAACATCGTCACCATCTTCATCCGGGCCATCAACATGGTCTTGTTCCAGGACAGCAGGGTCTCCACCATCTTTATCGGCAAGAACATCATCGCGATCGCCACCAAGGCGTGCACCTTCCTCGAGTACAAGCGGCAGGTGAAGGAGTTCCCCCAGAATGCCATCGCCCTGGAGCTCCAGCAGAACTCCCTCTCCCACAACCAGACCATCCACAGCGTGCAGGGCATCCCCCACGAGCCGTCGCCCACCAGCGAGATCCTCGACACATGA